From the genome of Acidaminococcus sp.:
AACCAGGAAGTGATTGCCAAACTGGACGGCGTCTGTTTCCATATCACCGCTCCAGGTAAGGACTATGACTGCGTGACGAGAACCTTTGCTCCAAAGTGCGGCGTTTACGAAGATCCGGTCTGCGGCCGGGCGCACTGTCACGTCATTCCTTACTGGGCAAAGAAGATGGGCAAAAATGATATTAAAGCCTTCCAGGCTTCCAAGCGCGGCGGTGAACTGTACTGCCGTTATGCCGGTGACCGTACCTACATCAGCGGCAAAGCGACCCTCTTTGCAGAAGTGACCGTTCATTTGGAAACGGTATTATAAAATCACTGAGCCATTTATGAGCATACTTTGAAATAGAGCTGATAAGCTGTCGAAACTTTAACCTTTAACAGGCTGGTTTCGGCAGCTTTTTTTCCTACCCGGAGGTTCGCTATCTGCTGCTAACGGCTATCTGCTGCCTGCAAACTGCCTCAGGTTTTACCTGATAATCTGGCCGCACGATTGTACTAACTACTTCTCACTAACCACTTTTGCTTCTATTTTTATTTTCTTGTAAAATTTACCATCTCTTAAGTGAATAATAGCCTTTGGTATGGTACAATAATTACATATTTGAGAAATCATAAAGGAAGAGCATCATGCGTGAATATACAAGAGCAACTATCACGAAAAAAGGCGAAAAAATGGCCCGCGGCGGTCATCCATGGGTATTTGCCGACGAAGTGGAACAGCTCGACGGTCCCTATGCAAACGGGGATCTGGTCGATGTGGTCAGTGAAAAGGGCAAATACATCGGCACCGGTTTTATCAACGATCATTCCAAGATTCGCATCCGCATTATTTCGATGAACGCTAACGATAAGTTTGACGCGGCGTTTTTTGAAAGACGGCTGCGCTACGCCGTCGATTACCGGAAAACGGTAATGCCCGGACCGGATTTTCGCTGCTGCCGCCTGATCTTTGGCGAAGCGGACGGATTCCCGGGTCTTACGGTGGACCGCTTTGAAGATGTGCTGGTGGCCCAGGTCCTGAGCCTTGGTATCGAGCAGCGCAAAGAAGAGATTTTTACGCTGCTTCTCAAGATTCTGCGCGAAATGGGCGAGAACATCAAAGGCATCTACGAACGCAACGATGTTAAAATCCGTGAGCTCGAGGGCATGACGGAAAATAAGGGTATTGCCGCGGTGGAAGGCAGCTCGCTGACGGAAAAAGACCTTCACCCGACGATTGTGGAAAATGGCCTGAAGTATCACGTCAATGTCGTGGATGGACAGAAAACGGGGTATTTCCTCGACCAGAAATATAATCGCCTGGCTGTGGCACGCATTGCAGCGGGCAAAAAGGTGCTCGACTGCTTCACCCATACGGGTGCCTTTGCCCTCAACGCGGCAAAGGGTGGGGCAGCTTCCGTGACGGCTGTCGATATTTCCGAGGAGGCCCTGCGCCAGGCAAAGGAAAATATTGCTCTGAACGGTTTTGAAAAGGTGATTACAACGGTCAAGGCAAATGTGTTTGATTACCTGACTGATCTCGAAAGCAAAAAGCAGCATCCTTTTGATTTTATCATTCTGGATCCGCCTGCTTTTACCAAATCCGGTCAGACCGTGAAAAACGCATTCCGCGGTTATAAGGACATCAACTTCCGGGCCATGAAACTGCTGCCGCGCGGCGGCTATCTGGCTACTTGTTCCTGCTCGCACTTTATGCGCGAAGACCTTTTTGTCAAGATGCTCAAAGAAGCAGCACACGATGCTTCCGTATCGCTGCGTCAAATTGAAGGAAGGCAGCAGGCACCGGATCATCCGATCCTTTATTCCGTGCCCGAAACGGATTACTTGAAATTTTATCTGTTCCAGATTGTTTAATAAAAGTGAGGGAATAAAAAATGACAATGAAAAAATTGTTTACTATGCTGGCAGCAGCCCTTGTGGCAGGCCAGACTCTGAGCTTTACCCTGGGATCTCATCCGGCTGACGCTATGTCGACGGAACAGCGGTATCATGAATCCCGCATCGTCATGTCTACGGTTCACGATAACACGCCTTTTTATGCTGAACCGAACAAAGGTGCACTGACGCTGGGATTCTATCCGAAAGGAACCCTGTTTGTGCCTATCAACCAGTCCCGCAATTTGGAGGAAGCCAAGACCTACAACCTCGTCATTCGTTTTGACGGTGCTGTCGGCTGGGTCTCCTCGGATGATGTCGTGCTCAGCAAGCGCTGATTGTCCCGGAAAATATAGCTGTTATCGTCGTTCCGTCCGGAGGAGCGGCCGGGACGAGGTGAGTATCACTTATTTTCCCTATACGAAAGATTTCCGTCCGGGAAAATAAAATATCAAGGGAAGCGCAGTAAAGAAAGCTGCCGGAGGCAGGTGTGTTTCCTGGAAGAAAGGGGAGGGCTTCGCATGGAAGAAGAAAAAGAAATCAAGGCCCAGGATGAAGAAAAGCAGGAACAGCTCGAAGAACAAGTCGAAAATGAACTGACATCTGCTCTGGGACGGCGTGACGAGAAAGCTGTTTCAGAACTCTTGGAGGAAGCCCACCCGATAGATATTGCTATTGCCCTGGAAGAAGTGACAGACAGCGATATCCTCTTCCTCAACCAGCTTATTTCTGCCGAGCAGATGGCTGACATCATCGAACAGGCCGATGAAGACCTTCAGGTCCGCATCATGAATCTCCTCGATATCGACCGTATCCTCGGTGTGTTCCAGCACATGTCCAAGGACGATATCGTCGATATCCTCGGCAATATGCCGGCTAACCGCCGCAAAGACCTGGTCCGTCTGATGAAGACGAGTGACCAGACAGTCATCCGGAACCTCTTAGGCTATCCGGAGACGAGCGCCGGCGGTATCATGACCACCGAATATATTTCGATGCGCAGCACCCTGACGGTCAGCCAGGCTCTGGAAAAAGTAAAGGAAATTGCACCGCGCACGGAAGAAATCAACATCCTTTATATTACGAACGAAAAGAAGCAGCTCATCGGAACGGTGTCCCTGCGGGAACTGCTTGTTGCCAAGAACTATGACAAGCTCCAGGATATCATGGAAGATAACGTCATTTCCGTGGAACCGGAGACGGACCAGGAAGACGTTGCCCGTATCGTATCTAAATACGACCTGCACGCCATTCCTGTTGTCAACAAGAGAAAAGGTATCATTGGTATTATTACGGTCGACGATATCATCGATGTCATCGAAGAAGAAAATACCGAAGATATCTTAAAATTAGGCGGTGTCAATAAGGAAGAAGACGTCGACAGCACCATTGTCGAGTCCGTTAAGATGCGTCTTCCGTGGCTCCTGATCAATCTGGTCACTGCTTTCCTTGCTTCCGCTACGGTTTCCATGTTTGAAGATACGATTTCCCAGGTTGTAGCCTTGGCAGCAGCCATGCCGATTGTAGCCGGCATGGGCGGCAACGCGGCGACCCAGACGTTATCCGTCGTCATCCGCGGTATTGCCATGGGGGATATTACTCTGAAGGATAATAAAAAGCGGATTATCAAAAACGTTTGTGTCGGCTGTATCAACGGCATCATCAACGGCTGTATCGCCGGGGCCGTGGTGACAGTCATGTATCACAATGTGTATCTTGGTATCATCATCTTTATCGCAATGATCTGCAACTTGATGATCGCTGCCTTCGTCGGTTACGTAGTGCCGGTAGTCCTCAAGGCCCTCCATGCGGATCCGGCCGTGGCTTCCAGCATTTTCATCACGACCTTTACGGATGTCTGTGGTTTCTTCATCTTCCTGGGGCTTGCTAAACTCTGCCTGCCTCTCCTGCTTACGCAAGGATAATTTTTATGAAAGAGATTTCCAAAGAGCCCTCCACGACCGAATTTGATCTGGCAGCGGGCTCTTTTTGTTCGAAAATTGGTATTAAAACGTAACTCTTTTGGCAAATTCACTTCGTAAATTCTACAAAAATGTTACAAAATAAGATTAACTTTCTTTGAAGTGTGAAATAATCCATGTTATAATATTCCCATATGTGAAGAAGGGAGAGACTTATTGTTGAAAAAAGAGATTTTGGGACTGACCACAAAAGAAGCGGAAGCTTCCGGTAAGCGGTTTGGCTATAATGAACTTTCTAAGCCGGCGCAGGAGACGCTGTGGGATAAGTTCAAGGACAATTTGAAAGATCCTATGATCCGCATCTTGATTGTAGCGCTGCTCATCAATGTGGTGTTTGCTGCTACGGGCAATGCGGATTGGCTTGAAACCATCGGCATTTTTCTTGCTATTATGGTCGCAACATTGGTCAGTACGTACTCGGAGTATTCCAATGAGTCTGCTTTCCAGAAATTACAGGAAGAGGCATCGCGCATCGTCTGCAAGGTCATCCGTGACGGTAAGCCACAGGAAATCGGAATCCAGGAAATCGTGCGCGGCGATGCCGTGATTCTGCAGGCTGGGGACCGTATTCCTGCCGATGGTTTTCTGCTCGATGGCTATATTAAAGTGGACCAGTCCGTGCTGAACGGTGAAAGTGAAGAAGCCACTAAACGGCCGCCGGAAGAAGGCCAGATCCTTGATATGGCCAAGGTGGATTTCCTCAATCCTCATTTTGTGTACCGCGGTTCCGTGGTGCTCGAAGGGGAAGGTGTCATGCACGTAGAAGCGGTCGGCGACCATTCTGTGTATGGCAAGCTGACGCAGGAACTCAAGAGCAACGAGCGGCCGAGCCCGCTGAAGCATAAACTTTCTGTTCTTGCTGCGATCATCAGCCGTCTTGGTTATACCGGCGGTGTTCTGATTGCCCTGGCGCTCATGCTGCACAAGATCCTTATGGCACCGAGCTTTGAGTTTTACATGTCAAACGGTACGCTGGTGCTGCACGACTTGATGGAAAGTATCATTCTCGGCGTCATCATTATTGTCATGGCAGTGCCGGAAGGACTTCCGCTCATGGTGGCACTTGTTTCTTCTCTCAATATGAAGAAAATGCTGCACGATAACGTCCTCGTCCGGAAGCTTGTCGGTATCGAAACAGCCGGCAGTTTGAACATCCTCTTTACGGATAAGACAGGAACCATTACCAAGGGCAAGCTGGAAGTCACGACGTTCGTGACCGGTGACGGCAAGGTGTATACGAATTTTACCGATTTGCCGGAACCGATTCGGAACGTGACCTACGCCAACTGCCTGATGAATACGTCTGCCACGGTGAGTGACGGTCGGATTATCGGCGGCAATATGACGGAAACTGCTCTCAGCCGTTATCTGGGTGATTTTACGATGGACCTGCCGCTGACGCGGGAGTATTTCGTGCCGTTTAATAGTACCAACAAGTACTCCTGGGCTCATGTGGTCGGGGATGACGTAGATTTATGTCTTATCAAGGGGGCTCCGGAAAAACTGCTTCCGGCAACAGAAACTTATTATGACAATGCAGGTAAAAAGCAGCCTTTTACGGCAGATATGAAGCGTTCCCTTGATGCTACGATGCTGGGCTTTGCCGAAAAGTCCATCCGCATGCTCGGGTTATTTTCCCGTGCCGGCATGATTGCCGGGGATAAGGTTCCGGGCAACGGTCTCACGCTGATCGGTATCCTGGGCATCCGCGACGATGTCCGTCCGGAGTCGGTGAAAGCGATTGCAGAGGTGCACCGCGCCGGTATCCAGGTTGTTATGATTACGGGCGACCGGAGAGAAACGGCCATGGCAATTGCCAAGGACGCAGGAATCCTGAGGGAACCCGATGATATCGTATGGACGAGCGATGAACTTTCCCAGATGAGTGACGGTGACATCAAAAAGCAGATCAGTCACCTTCGTGTGGTTGCCAGAGCCCTTCCGACGGATAAATCGCGCCTCGTGCGCATTGCCCAGGAGATGGGCCTTGTCGTCGGCATGACCGGCGACGGTGTCAATGATTCGCCGGCCCTCAAGAAAGCCGATGTCGGCTTTGCTATGGGCAGCGGTACGGAAGTCGCGAAAGAAGCCGGGGACATTGTCATCCTGGATGATAACTTCCTCAGCATCAAACAGGCCATTCTGTACGGCCGTACGATTTACAATTCCATCTGCAAGTTCATCGTCTTCCAGCTGAGCATCAACTTCTCGGCGGTTGCGGTTAACCTCATTGCACCTTTCATTGGTATTGAGCATCCGCTGACAGTGATCCAGATCCTGTGGATCAACCTCATCATGGATACGCTGGCAGCCCTGGCGTTCGGCGGCGAACCGGCCCTTCCCGAATACTTGAACGAAGCGCCGAAGAGCCGCAGTGCTCCGATTGTCAGCCGTCCTATGTTCATCAAGATTCTGATAGGCGGCGGTTATATGACGTTCCTCAGCCTGCTATTCTTCCTGTGGGAACCGTTGTGGCACTTGTTTCGTCCGGGACCCCATCATATTTACCTCTACACAGGTTATTTCTGCACTTACGTATTTATGGCTGTCTTCAATGCCTTTAACGTTCGTGTGGATTCCATCAATATCTTTGAACATCTAGGTGCCAACAAAGGCTTCCTGCAGATCAATATCATGATCATCGTCATTCAGGTTATCATGACACTGATTGGCGGCAGAATCCTGCGGGTACGTCCGCTGCTTCCCAGGGAGTGGATGGCAGTACTGCTCATTTCCCTGTCCATCATCGTGGTGGGGACTATTTTCAAGGCAATTCTGCGCGGAGAAAGAAAATAATTGGAAAAATGGCTGCTGCACCACGCAGCGGCCTTTTTCACGATTATACGGTTTCGCACTGCACAGGAGCCTGCGGCGGGCTTCTATTTTTGCAGCAATCTGAAGGGAAACCGTTTTTTTAAGGAGTAATGAAAGTATATGAATGATTTTCACATATCGTCGGGCCTTTTGACCGTGATTCTCGTTGTCTTTGTCTCGTTGTCTGCCTTTTTCTCCGCTTCGGAGACGGCACTTACGGGCAGCAACAAGCTGCGCCTCAAGAATCTTGCCAAGAACGGCGAGAAGCGGGCTAATACCGTGCTGCGGCTTCTGAGTCGTTTTGATAAGGCGCTGACGACGATTCTTGTGGGCAACAACATTGTCAATATCGCTACGGCATCGCTTGCCACAGCCGTGTGTACCGTGTATATGGGCACGTCCGGGCTTGCGGTGGCGACGGCCGTAACGACGGTCATTATCCTGATTTTCGGCGAAATCCTGCCGAAGAGCCTGGCTAAGGATCAGCCGGAAAAATTTGCTATGGCTTGTTCCTCTTTCCTGTCTGCTCTTGTTTTCCTGCTGACGCCGCTTACCGTCTTCTTCCAACTCATTCGCAAGGTCATGGACCATTTGGGCAAAAAGAAGCTGGCTCGTACGGCCAATGAGGAAGAGCTGCTGCTCATGGTGGACGAAGTCGAAAAAGGCGGCGATATCAAAAAGCGCGACAGCCAGCGCATCAAATCGGCTATTGAATTCAGCGATATCCGCGTCCGCGAAATCATGACGCCCCGCGTGGCTATTCGCGGCATTGACATTGCCGAAGGCAATAAGGCTGCGCTTGCTGTTTTTTCGACGCAGGGATTTTCGCGTCTGCCTGTCTTTAAGGATGATTACAACGAGGTCATCGGAGCGCTGCATGCAAAGGATTTTTATGCGGCCTATCTGAAAGATCCGGATTTTGATTTGCAGACGGTGCTTAAAAAAGTCGTGTTCGTGCATACTTCCACAAAGATTGCCAAAGTGCTGGAATCTCTGCAGGAATCCAAGGTGGAAATGGCTATCGTGGTGGACAGCTACGGTACCATTGACGGTCTTGTCACGACGGAAGATATCGTGGAAGAGCTGGTCGGTGAAATCTGGGATGAACACGATAAATTTACGTCGTCTTTCCAGAAAATTGCTCAGAATACGTATGTCGTCAACTGCAGTTCCAATTCGCAGAATGCCAATCTGTTTGATCTGTTTAAATTCCTCGACCTCGATATTACCGACTATCACCTGGAAAATGATTCCATCAGCGGCTGGGTGCTCGATTCCCTGGGAGACATTCCGCAGAAGGGGGCCACCTTTGACTGCGGCAACCTCCACGTGACGGTTACGAAGGCCAATGCGCACAGAGTCGAAGAAATTGTCATTGAAGTCAAACCTCGCGGTGATGAAAATAAGGCCGAAGATAAAGAGCAGATTAACGAATAGGGACAGTCATCGCTCGCTTGTGTCGTTCTCACTTTTTTCACATTCTCACAATCAATATGATATAATAATACCGTTATGTTAAAAATTGACCAGCTGATCCGGACAAGGCGCCGGACACTTTCACTAGAAATCAATAAAGATGCCGAACTGATTGTCAGAGCTCCGCTCTACATGCCGCAAATCCAGATTGACCATTTTGTAGCGGAAAAAGCGCAGTGGATCCTGACTCATCAGGAACGGGTGCGCCGGGAGAAAAAACGCTTATCTCCCATTACTTTGACAGAAGGGTTCACGTTCCCGCTCCTGGGGCGTCCCTGCTCGCTGCATTTTGCCAATGTCGGTTCGATTCAGCTTGTAGGGGACAGTCTCTGTATTCCCCGAGGGGCGACATTGAACTCCCTTGCTCAGTGGCTGGGGAGGTATCTTCTTGTGCTGCTTGAGGACCGGGTCAAATTTTACGCGGCCCGTCTGCAGCTGCCGGTACCGCCGATTAAACTGGCTAACGGCAAGTCGCGCTGGGGGTACTGCAACTATAAAAACGAGCTCGGTTTTAACTGGCGTCTTGTTTTTTGCAGCGTGGAGGCCGTGGATTACGTAGTGGTCCATGAGCTGTGCCATATTCAAAATAAATCCCATAATCGCCTTTTCTGGAAGGCTGTGGAATCCATATTGCCGGACCGCAAAGAGCGGGAACGGTGGCTTAGAATCAATCGGAGGGTTATGGATATTTTATGAGCATCAACAAACGAATTCTCCTGTTCCTGACAATTCTGCTTCTGGTAGGGGGCGTCTCTTTCCACTTGCTTCATACAAGTCCGAAGTACATTGCCCAGCAGAAACAAATAGAGGAATCAAAGATTGTGCACGATAAGGACACGAAGCTGCCTTATGCCTTCTTGAATAACGTGATTGCCCAGTCAGGGGCTTCCTGTTCTGTGTACTACAAGTCCCTGGATACAGGTGAGGTCTTCTATAACTTTTCCGGTAAGATGCCGGCCGGGGGTCTCATCCGTCCGTACGTTGCCGCTGCCGTATTGCAGCAGGTCAAGGATGGAGAGCTGAAACTGACGGATACGGAGACGGTAAAGGAAAGTGAAAAACTGCCCGCCAGCCCTGTCATGTCAAAAATGGCCGAAGGCAGCAAGGTGACCATCCAGCGTCTTCTGGAAGCCATGATGCTGCAGAATGACCAGACGGCCATGAGCAAACTGGTGGCCCTTGCCGGGCGCGACGTGATCAACAAGTACCTTTTGGATAAGGGATTTGCTGATACGTACCTTAGCAGCAAGGATTTTGAAAATACGGATGAAGTACTGCCCAGAGGGATTCCCGAAAATCCTGAAGGTGACAAAGAGAAAAAGCCGGAAGCTAAAAAGGATAAAGAGCCGGAAAAGGAACCTGAAATCAGTTATACTTCCGTCAACGATACAGTAGCTCTTTTAAGTAAACTTTATGCAGGTCAGCTGATAGATCAGAAGCAGGATCTTTATCTGCTTTCTCTTTTTGAACAGCAGGATGACCGTCATCTCATGGGGGCGCTGCTGCCAAGGAACCTGAAGCTGGCCCAGCTTTCTGTCGATCACGGCCGTGTTCTTAATGCGGCGGGGATTGTGTATGGCAATGAAAAATATATCCTTGTGATGATGACGGATAAGGCACTGCGTCCGGAAGAGACGCGCAAGACCATGAATCAGATTTCCTCGATTATTTTCAATACGGTGAACGACAAAGAGGTGTTCAAGAAGTGAGCAAAAATGTAGATGTAGCAATTATCGGCGGAGGTCCGGCCGCAATTTACGCGGCTTACGAATTCGCTTTGAAATATCCCGATGTAAAAGTCATGATCATTGAAGAAGGACATTCCATTGAGTTCCGGAACTGCCCGATTATTGCCGGTAAAGTCAAACAATGTGTGAGCTGTGTACCCTGCAGCATTATGCGCGGGTTTGGCGGTGCCGGTGCCTTCTCTGACGGTAAATACAACTTTACGACAGAGTTTGGCGGCTGGCTGAGCGACTATCTGCCGCGGCAGACGGTCATGGATTTGATCGATTATGTGGACCAGATCAACTGCCGTCACGGGGCGCCGGGGGAAGTATTTTCTACAAAGAACTGCCGCATCGGAAAAATTGCCCTGGGGCATGACCTGCACCTCTTGAACGCCAAGGTTCGTCATCTGGGGACGGACAACAACCGGAAACTGATGGCAAGCATTTACCACTTCCTCCTGGAACACGGCATTGAAATTGCCTGCGATACCCAGGTGGAATCGATTGAGAAAAACGGCGATGAATATGACCTCACTATCAAGGGACAGGATGAAAAAATCCATTGTACTTATTTGATTGCCGCTCCGGGCCGTGCCGGTGCCGAATGGTTCTCGGATCAATGCAAGCAGCTGGGGCTGTCTCTTAAGAACAACCAGGTCGATATCGGTGTCCGCGTCGAAGTACCGGCCCAGGTCTTCGAACACATTACCGACGAAGTGTATGAAGCAAAGCTGGTCTATACGACAAAACAGTATGGGGATCGCGTCCGCACCTTCTGCATGAACCCGAATGGCTATGTCGTCGCCGAAAATACGGACGGCATCATTACGGTAAACGGCCACAGCTTCAGTGACCCGGCTAAGAACAGCGGCAATACGAACTTTGCTCTGCTTGTCAGCAACCGCTTTACCGAACCGTTCAAGGAACCGCATAAATACGGCAAACACATTGCGTCCTTGTCCAATATGCTGGGCGGCGGCGTACTCGTACAGCGCTTCGGGGACCTTATCAAGGGCCGCCGCACGAATGCGCATCGTCTGAGCA
Proteins encoded in this window:
- a CDS encoding class I SAM-dependent rRNA methyltransferase, whose product is MREYTRATITKKGEKMARGGHPWVFADEVEQLDGPYANGDLVDVVSEKGKYIGTGFINDHSKIRIRIISMNANDKFDAAFFERRLRYAVDYRKTVMPGPDFRCCRLIFGEADGFPGLTVDRFEDVLVAQVLSLGIEQRKEEIFTLLLKILREMGENIKGIYERNDVKIRELEGMTENKGIAAVEGSSLTEKDLHPTIVENGLKYHVNVVDGQKTGYFLDQKYNRLAVARIAAGKKVLDCFTHTGAFALNAAKGGAASVTAVDISEEALRQAKENIALNGFEKVITTVKANVFDYLTDLESKKQHPFDFIILDPPAFTKSGQTVKNAFRGYKDINFRAMKLLPRGGYLATCSCSHFMREDLFVKMLKEAAHDASVSLRQIEGRQQAPDHPILYSVPETDYLKFYLFQIV
- the mgtE gene encoding magnesium transporter, encoding MEEEKEIKAQDEEKQEQLEEQVENELTSALGRRDEKAVSELLEEAHPIDIAIALEEVTDSDILFLNQLISAEQMADIIEQADEDLQVRIMNLLDIDRILGVFQHMSKDDIVDILGNMPANRRKDLVRLMKTSDQTVIRNLLGYPETSAGGIMTTEYISMRSTLTVSQALEKVKEIAPRTEEINILYITNEKKQLIGTVSLRELLVAKNYDKLQDIMEDNVISVEPETDQEDVARIVSKYDLHAIPVVNKRKGIIGIITVDDIIDVIEEENTEDILKLGGVNKEEDVDSTIVESVKMRLPWLLINLVTAFLASATVSMFEDTISQVVALAAAMPIVAGMGGNAATQTLSVVIRGIAMGDITLKDNKKRIIKNVCVGCINGIINGCIAGAVVTVMYHNVYLGIIIFIAMICNLMIAAFVGYVVPVVLKALHADPAVASSIFITTFTDVCGFFIFLGLAKLCLPLLLTQG
- a CDS encoding calcium-translocating P-type ATPase, PMCA-type, coding for MKKEILGLTTKEAEASGKRFGYNELSKPAQETLWDKFKDNLKDPMIRILIVALLINVVFAATGNADWLETIGIFLAIMVATLVSTYSEYSNESAFQKLQEEASRIVCKVIRDGKPQEIGIQEIVRGDAVILQAGDRIPADGFLLDGYIKVDQSVLNGESEEATKRPPEEGQILDMAKVDFLNPHFVYRGSVVLEGEGVMHVEAVGDHSVYGKLTQELKSNERPSPLKHKLSVLAAIISRLGYTGGVLIALALMLHKILMAPSFEFYMSNGTLVLHDLMESIILGVIIIVMAVPEGLPLMVALVSSLNMKKMLHDNVLVRKLVGIETAGSLNILFTDKTGTITKGKLEVTTFVTGDGKVYTNFTDLPEPIRNVTYANCLMNTSATVSDGRIIGGNMTETALSRYLGDFTMDLPLTREYFVPFNSTNKYSWAHVVGDDVDLCLIKGAPEKLLPATETYYDNAGKKQPFTADMKRSLDATMLGFAEKSIRMLGLFSRAGMIAGDKVPGNGLTLIGILGIRDDVRPESVKAIAEVHRAGIQVVMITGDRRETAMAIAKDAGILREPDDIVWTSDELSQMSDGDIKKQISHLRVVARALPTDKSRLVRIAQEMGLVVGMTGDGVNDSPALKKADVGFAMGSGTEVAKEAGDIVILDDNFLSIKQAILYGRTIYNSICKFIVFQLSINFSAVAVNLIAPFIGIEHPLTVIQILWINLIMDTLAALAFGGEPALPEYLNEAPKSRSAPIVSRPMFIKILIGGGYMTFLSLLFFLWEPLWHLFRPGPHHIYLYTGYFCTYVFMAVFNAFNVRVDSINIFEHLGANKGFLQINIMIIVIQVIMTLIGGRILRVRPLLPREWMAVLLISLSIIVVGTIFKAILRGERK
- a CDS encoding hemolysin family protein, whose translation is MNDFHISSGLLTVILVVFVSLSAFFSASETALTGSNKLRLKNLAKNGEKRANTVLRLLSRFDKALTTILVGNNIVNIATASLATAVCTVYMGTSGLAVATAVTTVIILIFGEILPKSLAKDQPEKFAMACSSFLSALVFLLTPLTVFFQLIRKVMDHLGKKKLARTANEEELLLMVDEVEKGGDIKKRDSQRIKSAIEFSDIRVREIMTPRVAIRGIDIAEGNKAALAVFSTQGFSRLPVFKDDYNEVIGALHAKDFYAAYLKDPDFDLQTVLKKVVFVHTSTKIAKVLESLQESKVEMAIVVDSYGTIDGLVTTEDIVEELVGEIWDEHDKFTSSFQKIAQNTYVVNCSSNSQNANLFDLFKFLDLDITDYHLENDSISGWVLDSLGDIPQKGATFDCGNLHVTVTKANAHRVEEIVIEVKPRGDENKAEDKEQINE
- a CDS encoding M48 family metallopeptidase — protein: MLKIDQLIRTRRRTLSLEINKDAELIVRAPLYMPQIQIDHFVAEKAQWILTHQERVRREKKRLSPITLTEGFTFPLLGRPCSLHFANVGSIQLVGDSLCIPRGATLNSLAQWLGRYLLVLLEDRVKFYAARLQLPVPPIKLANGKSRWGYCNYKNELGFNWRLVFCSVEAVDYVVVHELCHIQNKSHNRLFWKAVESILPDRKERERWLRINRRVMDIL
- a CDS encoding class A beta-lactamase-related serine hydrolase, producing MSINKRILLFLTILLLVGGVSFHLLHTSPKYIAQQKQIEESKIVHDKDTKLPYAFLNNVIAQSGASCSVYYKSLDTGEVFYNFSGKMPAGGLIRPYVAAAVLQQVKDGELKLTDTETVKESEKLPASPVMSKMAEGSKVTIQRLLEAMMLQNDQTAMSKLVALAGRDVINKYLLDKGFADTYLSSKDFENTDEVLPRGIPENPEGDKEKKPEAKKDKEPEKEPEISYTSVNDTVALLSKLYAGQLIDQKQDLYLLSLFEQQDDRHLMGALLPRNLKLAQLSVDHGRVLNAAGIVYGNEKYILVMMTDKALRPEETRKTMNQISSIIFNTVNDKEVFKK
- a CDS encoding NAD(P)/FAD-dependent oxidoreductase, coding for MSKNVDVAIIGGGPAAIYAAYEFALKYPDVKVMIIEEGHSIEFRNCPIIAGKVKQCVSCVPCSIMRGFGGAGAFSDGKYNFTTEFGGWLSDYLPRQTVMDLIDYVDQINCRHGAPGEVFSTKNCRIGKIALGHDLHLLNAKVRHLGTDNNRKLMASIYHFLLEHGIEIACDTQVESIEKNGDEYDLTIKGQDEKIHCTYLIAAPGRAGAEWFSDQCKQLGLSLKNNQVDIGVRVEVPAQVFEHITDEVYEAKLVYTTKQYGDRVRTFCMNPNGYVVAENTDGIITVNGHSFSDPAKNSGNTNFALLVSNRFTEPFKEPHKYGKHIASLSNMLGGGVLVQRFGDLIKGRRTNAHRLSKSFLRPTLNAVPGDLSLVLPKRHLDNIIEMIYALDKVAPGTANDDTLLYGVEVKFYSSRLELDGNLETQLPNFFAIGDGAGITRGLSQASASGVYAARVIGERIKNAQN